From a single Microbacterium murale genomic region:
- a CDS encoding FAD-dependent monooxygenase, translating into MTAVKKVAIAGSGVAAMAAAIQLAKRGVDVEVFEKKPDLTPLGSGITLQGNALRVLDQLGVWNDVLEQGYPSDGLVIRAPGPGAPVVMSLPEAKTGGPDYPASLGMYRPDLTRILHAAAVAQGVVFRFDAELTGLTEQEKQVELTVNGEPVGSFDLLIGADGLHSTVRELIGIDVRPQRTGMGAWRAFVSRPSEVVSSEVIYGGPVYIAGYTPTSEDAMYAFLVEPAQDRSALSDEEHARLMYETSLAYDGPWNAIRADLLKSPQVNYTWFTAHLVPDAWNRGRVVIIGDAAHSCPPTIAQGAAQALEDALVLTELLESHDQLEQGLWDEFHARRLPRAATVVESSVQVGQWQIDGDQHADIGGLVYAVAQKMAVPA; encoded by the coding sequence ATGACTGCAGTGAAGAAGGTTGCGATCGCCGGCAGTGGCGTCGCCGCGATGGCGGCGGCGATTCAGCTTGCCAAGCGCGGGGTCGATGTGGAGGTCTTCGAGAAGAAACCCGACCTGACCCCGCTGGGCTCGGGTATCACATTGCAGGGAAACGCCTTGCGGGTCTTGGATCAACTCGGTGTCTGGAACGACGTGCTTGAGCAAGGATATCCGTCCGACGGCCTGGTCATCAGGGCCCCCGGACCCGGCGCTCCGGTCGTCATGTCCCTGCCGGAAGCGAAGACCGGAGGCCCGGACTATCCGGCTTCGTTGGGGATGTATCGGCCGGATCTGACCCGCATTCTTCATGCCGCCGCCGTCGCGCAGGGCGTGGTCTTTCGGTTCGACGCGGAGCTCACCGGGCTCACGGAGCAGGAAAAGCAGGTCGAGCTGACGGTCAACGGGGAGCCGGTCGGCTCGTTCGACCTGCTGATCGGCGCCGATGGCCTCCATTCCACGGTGCGCGAACTCATCGGCATCGACGTCCGGCCCCAGCGGACCGGCATGGGCGCGTGGCGGGCTTTCGTGTCGCGACCCTCCGAGGTCGTGTCCTCTGAGGTGATCTACGGCGGACCGGTCTACATCGCCGGCTACACGCCGACAAGCGAAGACGCGATGTACGCGTTCCTCGTCGAGCCGGCCCAGGATCGTTCTGCGCTCTCGGACGAGGAGCACGCACGCCTCATGTACGAGACATCCCTCGCGTACGACGGGCCGTGGAATGCGATCCGGGCCGATCTGCTCAAGTCGCCGCAGGTGAATTACACGTGGTTCACGGCGCACCTCGTCCCGGATGCCTGGAACCGGGGGCGAGTCGTGATCATCGGCGATGCGGCGCACAGCTGCCCCCCGACGATCGCGCAGGGGGCGGCCCAAGCCCTCGAGGACGCACTCGTCCTCACCGAACTCCTCGAGTCGCACGACCAGCTGGAGCAGGGCCTGTGGGATGAGTTCCACGCCCGTCGTCTGCCGCGTGCGGCCACGGTGGTCGAGTCCTCGGTGCAGGTCGGGCAGTGGCAGATCGATGGTGACCAGCACGCCGACATCGGCGGCCTCGTCTACGCGGTCGCGCAGAAGATGGCGGTACCGGCGTAA
- a CDS encoding phosphotransferase family protein, with protein sequence MTTAEASAGDDLREVALGALRHAGLLHDEHTVQPLAGGVSNDVLVVRTAQSAFVVKRALPRLRVVEVWEASAERSYTEAAALRWAHGVAPDAVPGVVAVDRENNVLVIELAPAGYGDWKQQLLAGDVRPDVGTRLGALLADWHLASASDPRVLADFDDQETFGQLRVQPFYTVAAERNPDAAPVIAELVERMASTRVSIVHGDFSPKNILAEPLVGGGLWVIDWEVAHVGDPTFDVAFLLHHLICKIIARPDRRDELIATAENFLQTYSDRTRASLGAPDGRHLLAHTGVLVLARVDGKSPVDYFSTAQRDEARALALKMLRETPTGLAELWRMTNV encoded by the coding sequence ATGACGACAGCAGAGGCATCCGCGGGGGACGACCTTCGCGAGGTCGCGCTGGGCGCACTGCGGCACGCCGGATTGCTCCACGACGAGCACACGGTCCAACCGCTGGCTGGCGGAGTCTCGAACGACGTCCTCGTGGTGCGGACGGCGCAGAGCGCGTTCGTCGTGAAGCGGGCTCTGCCGCGGCTGCGGGTCGTGGAGGTGTGGGAAGCGTCGGCGGAGCGCTCCTACACCGAGGCCGCGGCGCTGCGGTGGGCTCACGGCGTGGCGCCCGATGCCGTACCCGGAGTCGTCGCTGTCGACCGCGAGAACAATGTGCTCGTCATCGAACTCGCACCCGCCGGTTACGGCGACTGGAAGCAGCAGCTGCTGGCCGGTGATGTGCGGCCGGATGTCGGCACCCGGCTGGGTGCCCTCCTCGCCGACTGGCATCTCGCCTCGGCATCCGATCCCCGCGTCCTCGCGGACTTCGACGACCAGGAGACGTTCGGGCAGCTGCGCGTGCAACCGTTCTATACGGTCGCGGCAGAGCGGAACCCCGACGCCGCACCGGTCATCGCGGAGCTCGTCGAGCGAATGGCGAGCACCCGCGTCAGCATCGTGCACGGCGACTTCTCGCCCAAGAACATCCTCGCCGAGCCGCTCGTCGGCGGCGGCCTGTGGGTGATCGACTGGGAGGTCGCGCACGTCGGCGACCCGACCTTCGACGTCGCGTTCCTCCTGCATCATCTGATCTGCAAGATCATCGCCCGGCCCGACCGCCGAGACGAACTCATCGCCACGGCAGAGAACTTCCTGCAGACCTACTCCGACCGCACGCGGGCGTCGCTCGGCGCCCCGGACGGCCGGCACCTGCTCGCACACACAGGAGTGCTCGTGCTGGCGAGGGTCGACGGCAAGTCGCCGGTCGACTATTTTTCAACGGCGCAGCGCGATGAGGCTCGTGCGCTCGCGCTCAAAATGCTGCGCGAGACCCCCACCGGACTCGCTGAACTCTGGAGGATGACGAATGTCTGA